In one window of Ovis aries strain OAR_USU_Benz2616 breed Rambouillet chromosome 3, ARS-UI_Ramb_v3.0, whole genome shotgun sequence DNA:
- the AGBL5 gene encoding cytosolic carboxypeptidase-like protein 5 isoform X6 — translation MELRCGGLLFSSRFDSGNLAHVEKVESVSNDGEGVAGGASASTSSIASSPDYEFNVWTRPDCAETEFENGNRSWFYFSVRGGTPGKLIKINIMNMNKQSKLYSQGMAPFVRTLPTRPRWERIRDRPTFEMTETQFVLSFIHRFVEGRGATTFFAFCYPFSYSDCQDLLSQLDQRFLENSPTHSSPLDTIYYHRETLCYSLDGLRVDLLTISSCHGLREDREPRLEQLFPDASTPRPFRFTGKRIFFLSSRVHPGETPSSFVFNGFLDFILRPDDPRAQTLRRLFVFKLIPMLNPDGVVRGHYRTDSRGVNLNRQYLKPDAVLHPAIYGAKAVLLYHHVHSRLNSQSPSEHQHSSHLPPDAPLSDPEKADSLQNRAHLGRSSSGDKPEAWTQTEAAEQKPNSVWITPQESAEVEQPAPDAIPPRESGVAYYVDLHGHASKRGCFMYGNSFSDENTQVENMLYPKLISLNSAHFDFQGCNFSEKNMYARDRRDGQSKEGSGRVAIYKASGIIHSYTLECNYNTGRSVNSIPAACHDNGRASPPPPPAFPSRYTVELFEQVGRAMAIAALDMAECNPWPRIVLSEHSSLTNLRAWMLKHVRSSRGLSTTVNMSVSKKRGSRTPPRSNNGLPVSCSENTLSRTRSFSTGTSAGGSSSSQQNSPQMKNSPSFPFHGSRPAGLPGLGSSTQKVSHRVLGPVRGKLVWEPLQQVFGCLGHCWGK, via the exons ATGGAGCTGCGCTGTGGGGGATTGCTGTTCAGTTCTCGCTTTGATTCAGGGAACCTAGCCCATGTGGAGAAGGTGGAATCTGTGTCTAATGATGGGGAAGGAGTAGCGGGTGGGGCATCAGCCTCCACCAGCAGCATTGCTTCTTCTCCTGACTATGAATTCAATGTGTGGACCCGACCAGACTGTGCTGAAACAGAATTTGAGAATGGGAACAG GTCGTGGTTCTACTTCAGCGTCCGAGGAGGAACTCCAGGGAAACTCATCAAGATCAATATCATGAACATGAACAAGCAAAGCAAGCTGTATTCCCAGGGCATGGCTCCTTTTGTGCGTACACTGCCCACTCGGCCACGCTGGGAACGCATTAGAGACCGGCCCACCTTTGAG ATGACAGAGACACAGTTTGTGTTATCCTTCATTCACCGTTTCGTGGAAGGCCGTGGGGCTACCACCTTCTTCGCCTTCTGCTACCCGTTCTCCTACAGTGACTGCCAGGATTTGCTAAGCCAGCTAGACCAGCGCTTTCTGGAGAACAGCCCTACCCACAGCAG CCCCCTGGATACCATCTATTACCACCGGGAGACCCTCTGCTATTCTCTGGATGGACTTCGTGTAGATCTACTGACGATCAGTTCCTGCCATGGGCTTCGAGAAGATCGAGAGCCCCGTCTAGAGCAGCTATTTCCTGATGCCAGCACCCCCCGACCATTCCGTTTCACAGGCAAGAGA ATATTCTTCTTAAGCAGTAGGGTACACCCCGGGGAGACTCCATCTAGCTTTGTCTTCAACGGTTTTCTGGACTTCATTCTTCGACCTGACGACCCCCGGGCCCAAACCCTACGTCGCCTGTTTGTCTTTAAGCTGATTCCCATGTTGAATCCTGATGGGGTCGTCCGGGGTCACTACCG CACAGACTCGCGTGGAGTGAATCTGAACCGTCAGTACCTGAAGCCTGATGCAGTCCTGCACCCGGCCATCTATGGGGCTAAAGCTGTGCTTCTCTACCACCACGTGCATTCCCGGCTGAACTCCCAGAGTCCCTCTGAGCACCAGCACAGTTCCCATCTCCCTCCTGATGCTCCCCTCTCTGACCCTGAGAAAGCTGACAGTCTCCAAAACAGAGCTCACCTTGGGCGCTCGTCCAGCGGGGATAAACCTGAGGCGTGGACACAGACTGAGGCAGCCGAGCAGAAGCCCAACAGCGTGTGGATTACGCCACAGGAGTCAGCTGAGGTGGAACAGCCGGCCCCTGATGCCATCCCCCCAAGAGAGAGTGGTGTTGCTTACTACGTGGACCTGCACGGACATGCTTCCAAAAGGGGCTGCTTCATGTATGGAAACAGCTTTAGTGACGAGAACACCCAG GTGGAAAATATGCTGTATCCAAAGCTCATCTCCTTGAACTCAGCCCACTTTGACTTCCAGGGCTGCAATTTCTCAGAGAAGAACATGTATGCCCGAGACCGCAGAGATGGCCAGTCTAAAGAGGGAAGCGGCCGGGTTGCAATCTACAAAGCCTCAGGGATAATCCACAG CTACACACTTGAATGCAACTACAACACTGGACGCTCAGTAAACAGCATCCCTGCCGCCTGCCATGACAACGGGCGTgccagcccccctcccccgccggcCTTCCCTTCCAGATACACTGTGGAACTGTTTGAGCAG GTGGGACGAGCTATGGCCATTGCAGCTCTGGACATGGCGGAGTGCAACCCGTGGCCCCGGATCGTGCTGTCAGAGCACAGCAGCCTAACAAACCTCCGGGCCTGGATGCTGAAACACGTGCGCAGCAGCCGAGGCCTGAGCACCACTGTGAACATGAGCGTCAGCAAGAAGAGAGGCTCTCGAACCCCACCCAGAAGTAACAA CGGACTGCCTGTTTCCTGCTCTGAAAACACCTTGAGCCGCACACGAAGTTTTAGTACTGGCACAAGTGctggtggcagcagcagcagccagcaaaATTCTCCACAGATGAAGAACTCCCCCAGCTTTCCTTTTCATGGCAGCCGGCCTGCGGGGCTGCCAGGCCTGGGCTCTAGCACCCAAAAGGTCAGCCACCGGGTGCTGGGCCCCGTCAGAGGTAAGCTAGTCTGGGAGCCCCTGCAACAGGTGTTTGGTTGTTTGGGGCATTGCTGGGGGAAGTGA
- the AGBL5 gene encoding cytosolic carboxypeptidase-like protein 5 isoform X7 has product MELRCGGLLFSSRFDSGNLAHVEKVESVSNDGEGVAGGASASTSSIASSPDYEFNVWTRPDCAETEFENGNRSWFYFSVRGGTPGKLIKINIMNMNKQSKLYSQGMAPFVRTLPTRPRWERIRDRPTFEMTETQFVLSFIHRFVEGRGATTFFAFCYPFSYSDCQDLLSQLDQRFLENSPTHSSPLDTIYYHRETLCYSLDGLRVDLLTISSCHGLREDREPRLEQLFPDASTPRPFRFTGKRIFFLSSRVHPGETPSSFVFNGFLDFILRPDDPRAQTLRRLFVFKLIPMLNPDGVVRGHYRTDSRGVNLNRQYLKPDAVLHPAIYGAKAVLLYHHVHSRLNSQSPSEHQHSSHLPPDAPLSDPEKADSLQNRAHLGRSSSGDKPEAWTQTEAAEQKPNSVWITPQESAEVEQPAPDAIPPRESGVAYYVDLHGHASKRGCFMYGNSFSDENTQVENMLYPKLISLNSAHFDFQGCNFSEKNMYARDRRDGQSKEGSGRVAIYKASGIIHSYTLECNYNTGRSVNSIPAACHDNGRASPPPPPAFPSRYTVELFEQVGRAMAIAALDMAECNPWPRIVLSEHSSLTNLRAWMLKHVRSSRGLSTTVNMSVSKKRGSRTPPRSNNGLPVSCSENTLSRTRSFSTGTSAGGSSSSQQNSPQMKNSPSFPFHGSRPAGLPGLGSSTQKVSHRVLGPVRDLLGYHELPIWRCPTGRKRIL; this is encoded by the exons ATGGAGCTGCGCTGTGGGGGATTGCTGTTCAGTTCTCGCTTTGATTCAGGGAACCTAGCCCATGTGGAGAAGGTGGAATCTGTGTCTAATGATGGGGAAGGAGTAGCGGGTGGGGCATCAGCCTCCACCAGCAGCATTGCTTCTTCTCCTGACTATGAATTCAATGTGTGGACCCGACCAGACTGTGCTGAAACAGAATTTGAGAATGGGAACAG GTCGTGGTTCTACTTCAGCGTCCGAGGAGGAACTCCAGGGAAACTCATCAAGATCAATATCATGAACATGAACAAGCAAAGCAAGCTGTATTCCCAGGGCATGGCTCCTTTTGTGCGTACACTGCCCACTCGGCCACGCTGGGAACGCATTAGAGACCGGCCCACCTTTGAG ATGACAGAGACACAGTTTGTGTTATCCTTCATTCACCGTTTCGTGGAAGGCCGTGGGGCTACCACCTTCTTCGCCTTCTGCTACCCGTTCTCCTACAGTGACTGCCAGGATTTGCTAAGCCAGCTAGACCAGCGCTTTCTGGAGAACAGCCCTACCCACAGCAG CCCCCTGGATACCATCTATTACCACCGGGAGACCCTCTGCTATTCTCTGGATGGACTTCGTGTAGATCTACTGACGATCAGTTCCTGCCATGGGCTTCGAGAAGATCGAGAGCCCCGTCTAGAGCAGCTATTTCCTGATGCCAGCACCCCCCGACCATTCCGTTTCACAGGCAAGAGA ATATTCTTCTTAAGCAGTAGGGTACACCCCGGGGAGACTCCATCTAGCTTTGTCTTCAACGGTTTTCTGGACTTCATTCTTCGACCTGACGACCCCCGGGCCCAAACCCTACGTCGCCTGTTTGTCTTTAAGCTGATTCCCATGTTGAATCCTGATGGGGTCGTCCGGGGTCACTACCG CACAGACTCGCGTGGAGTGAATCTGAACCGTCAGTACCTGAAGCCTGATGCAGTCCTGCACCCGGCCATCTATGGGGCTAAAGCTGTGCTTCTCTACCACCACGTGCATTCCCGGCTGAACTCCCAGAGTCCCTCTGAGCACCAGCACAGTTCCCATCTCCCTCCTGATGCTCCCCTCTCTGACCCTGAGAAAGCTGACAGTCTCCAAAACAGAGCTCACCTTGGGCGCTCGTCCAGCGGGGATAAACCTGAGGCGTGGACACAGACTGAGGCAGCCGAGCAGAAGCCCAACAGCGTGTGGATTACGCCACAGGAGTCAGCTGAGGTGGAACAGCCGGCCCCTGATGCCATCCCCCCAAGAGAGAGTGGTGTTGCTTACTACGTGGACCTGCACGGACATGCTTCCAAAAGGGGCTGCTTCATGTATGGAAACAGCTTTAGTGACGAGAACACCCAG GTGGAAAATATGCTGTATCCAAAGCTCATCTCCTTGAACTCAGCCCACTTTGACTTCCAGGGCTGCAATTTCTCAGAGAAGAACATGTATGCCCGAGACCGCAGAGATGGCCAGTCTAAAGAGGGAAGCGGCCGGGTTGCAATCTACAAAGCCTCAGGGATAATCCACAG CTACACACTTGAATGCAACTACAACACTGGACGCTCAGTAAACAGCATCCCTGCCGCCTGCCATGACAACGGGCGTgccagcccccctcccccgccggcCTTCCCTTCCAGATACACTGTGGAACTGTTTGAGCAG GTGGGACGAGCTATGGCCATTGCAGCTCTGGACATGGCGGAGTGCAACCCGTGGCCCCGGATCGTGCTGTCAGAGCACAGCAGCCTAACAAACCTCCGGGCCTGGATGCTGAAACACGTGCGCAGCAGCCGAGGCCTGAGCACCACTGTGAACATGAGCGTCAGCAAGAAGAGAGGCTCTCGAACCCCACCCAGAAGTAACAA CGGACTGCCTGTTTCCTGCTCTGAAAACACCTTGAGCCGCACACGAAGTTTTAGTACTGGCACAAGTGctggtggcagcagcagcagccagcaaaATTCTCCACAGATGAAGAACTCCCCCAGCTTTCCTTTTCATGGCAGCCGGCCTGCGGGGCTGCCAGGCCTGGGCTCTAGCACCCAAAAGGTCAGCCACCGGGTGCTGGGCCCCGTCAGAG acCTGCTTGGATATCACGAGCTACCTATATGGAGATGTCCTACAGGAAGAAAAAGgattctctag
- the AGBL5 gene encoding cytosolic carboxypeptidase-like protein 5 isoform X1 — translation MELRCGGLLFSSRFDSGNLAHVEKVESVSNDGEGVAGGASASTSSIASSPDYEFNVWTRPDCAETEFENGNRSWFYFSVRGGTPGKLIKINIMNMNKQSKLYSQGMAPFVRTLPTRPRWERIRDRPTFEMTETQFVLSFIHRFVEGRGATTFFAFCYPFSYSDCQDLLSQLDQRFLENSPTHSSPLDTIYYHRETLCYSLDGLRVDLLTISSCHGLREDREPRLEQLFPDASTPRPFRFTGKRIFFLSSRVHPGETPSSFVFNGFLDFILRPDDPRAQTLRRLFVFKLIPMLNPDGVVRGHYRTDSRGVNLNRQYLKPDAVLHPAIYGAKAVLLYHHVHSRLNSQSPSEHQHSSHLPPDAPLSDPEKADSLQNRAHLGRSSSGDKPEAWTQTEAAEQKPNSVWITPQESAEVEQPAPDAIPPRESGVAYYVDLHGHASKRGCFMYGNSFSDENTQVENMLYPKLISLNSAHFDFQGCNFSEKNMYARDRRDGQSKEGSGRVAIYKASGIIHSYTLECNYNTGRSVNSIPAACHDNGRASPPPPPAFPSRYTVELFEQVGRAMAIAALDMAECNPWPRIVLSEHSSLTNLRAWMLKHVRSSRGLSTTVNMSVSKKRGSRTPPRSNNGLPVSCSENTLSRTRSFSTGTSAGGSSSSQQNSPQMKNSPSFPFHGSRPAGLPGLGSSTQKVSHRVLGPVREPRSQDRRQRHQPVTHRPTSSSLAPSPTPASSNLASSHMGSCLLPNSLSISGSSCSFLSSGDKTEAVMVIGKGLLGAGPRIPCIRTRLQVTFWGLPQPPANNSWQSPARRYSPGEREGKCPALLYILAPEPQQRAALMPECLSVKCLPSPSARSLACFQSQHPCQTYPHLSLLALALPAPALSFSSLSAQTCPRRLPARRGPGFPRLGPGWPRAHRRLAEG, via the exons ATGGAGCTGCGCTGTGGGGGATTGCTGTTCAGTTCTCGCTTTGATTCAGGGAACCTAGCCCATGTGGAGAAGGTGGAATCTGTGTCTAATGATGGGGAAGGAGTAGCGGGTGGGGCATCAGCCTCCACCAGCAGCATTGCTTCTTCTCCTGACTATGAATTCAATGTGTGGACCCGACCAGACTGTGCTGAAACAGAATTTGAGAATGGGAACAG GTCGTGGTTCTACTTCAGCGTCCGAGGAGGAACTCCAGGGAAACTCATCAAGATCAATATCATGAACATGAACAAGCAAAGCAAGCTGTATTCCCAGGGCATGGCTCCTTTTGTGCGTACACTGCCCACTCGGCCACGCTGGGAACGCATTAGAGACCGGCCCACCTTTGAG ATGACAGAGACACAGTTTGTGTTATCCTTCATTCACCGTTTCGTGGAAGGCCGTGGGGCTACCACCTTCTTCGCCTTCTGCTACCCGTTCTCCTACAGTGACTGCCAGGATTTGCTAAGCCAGCTAGACCAGCGCTTTCTGGAGAACAGCCCTACCCACAGCAG CCCCCTGGATACCATCTATTACCACCGGGAGACCCTCTGCTATTCTCTGGATGGACTTCGTGTAGATCTACTGACGATCAGTTCCTGCCATGGGCTTCGAGAAGATCGAGAGCCCCGTCTAGAGCAGCTATTTCCTGATGCCAGCACCCCCCGACCATTCCGTTTCACAGGCAAGAGA ATATTCTTCTTAAGCAGTAGGGTACACCCCGGGGAGACTCCATCTAGCTTTGTCTTCAACGGTTTTCTGGACTTCATTCTTCGACCTGACGACCCCCGGGCCCAAACCCTACGTCGCCTGTTTGTCTTTAAGCTGATTCCCATGTTGAATCCTGATGGGGTCGTCCGGGGTCACTACCG CACAGACTCGCGTGGAGTGAATCTGAACCGTCAGTACCTGAAGCCTGATGCAGTCCTGCACCCGGCCATCTATGGGGCTAAAGCTGTGCTTCTCTACCACCACGTGCATTCCCGGCTGAACTCCCAGAGTCCCTCTGAGCACCAGCACAGTTCCCATCTCCCTCCTGATGCTCCCCTCTCTGACCCTGAGAAAGCTGACAGTCTCCAAAACAGAGCTCACCTTGGGCGCTCGTCCAGCGGGGATAAACCTGAGGCGTGGACACAGACTGAGGCAGCCGAGCAGAAGCCCAACAGCGTGTGGATTACGCCACAGGAGTCAGCTGAGGTGGAACAGCCGGCCCCTGATGCCATCCCCCCAAGAGAGAGTGGTGTTGCTTACTACGTGGACCTGCACGGACATGCTTCCAAAAGGGGCTGCTTCATGTATGGAAACAGCTTTAGTGACGAGAACACCCAG GTGGAAAATATGCTGTATCCAAAGCTCATCTCCTTGAACTCAGCCCACTTTGACTTCCAGGGCTGCAATTTCTCAGAGAAGAACATGTATGCCCGAGACCGCAGAGATGGCCAGTCTAAAGAGGGAAGCGGCCGGGTTGCAATCTACAAAGCCTCAGGGATAATCCACAG CTACACACTTGAATGCAACTACAACACTGGACGCTCAGTAAACAGCATCCCTGCCGCCTGCCATGACAACGGGCGTgccagcccccctcccccgccggcCTTCCCTTCCAGATACACTGTGGAACTGTTTGAGCAG GTGGGACGAGCTATGGCCATTGCAGCTCTGGACATGGCGGAGTGCAACCCGTGGCCCCGGATCGTGCTGTCAGAGCACAGCAGCCTAACAAACCTCCGGGCCTGGATGCTGAAACACGTGCGCAGCAGCCGAGGCCTGAGCACCACTGTGAACATGAGCGTCAGCAAGAAGAGAGGCTCTCGAACCCCACCCAGAAGTAACAA CGGACTGCCTGTTTCCTGCTCTGAAAACACCTTGAGCCGCACACGAAGTTTTAGTACTGGCACAAGTGctggtggcagcagcagcagccagcaaaATTCTCCACAGATGAAGAACTCCCCCAGCTTTCCTTTTCATGGCAGCCGGCCTGCGGGGCTGCCAGGCCTGGGCTCTAGCACCCAAAAGGTCAGCCACCGGGTGCTGGGCCCCGTCAGAG AGCCCCGAAGCCAGGACAGGAGACAGCGGCATCAGCCAGTGACCCATCGCCCTACTTCAAGCAGCCTGgccccatccccaactcctgctAGTTCTAACCTAGCCTCTTCACACATGGGCTCCTGCCTACTGCCCAACTCACTCAGCATATCAG GGAGCAGCTGCTCATTCCTGTCTTCAGGAGACAAGACAGAGGCTGTCATGGTGATTGGGAAAGGTCTGCTGGGGGCTGGACCTCGGATCCCCTGTATTAGGACCCGACTACAGGTAACATTTTGGGgtcttccccagcccccagctaACAACTCTTGGCAGAGCCCAGCAAGGCGCTATTCACCTGGGGAGCGGGAGGGAAAATGCCCAGCACTGCTTTACATCCTTGCCCCAGAACCACAGCAGAGAGCTGCTCTGATGCCTGAATGCCTGTCTGTCAAGTGCCTCCCATCCCCTTCAGCCAGGTCTCTTGCTTGCTTCCAGTCCCAGCATCCCTGCCAGACATACCCTCACCTCAGCCTGCTAGCTTTGGCTTTGCCTGCCCCTGCCCTTAGcttctcctctctttctgcccAGACCTGCCCGAGGAGACTACCCGCCAGGAGGGGTCCCGGATTCCCCAG GCTAGGCCCAGGTTGGCCCAGGGCTCACCGCCGACTCGCAGAGGGATGA
- the AGBL5 gene encoding cytosolic carboxypeptidase-like protein 5 isoform X3 yields the protein MELRCGGLLFSSRFDSGNLAHVEKVESVSNDGEGVAGGASASTSSIASSPDYEFNVWTRPDCAETEFENGNRSWFYFSVRGGTPGKLIKINIMNMNKQSKLYSQGMAPFVRTLPTRPRWERIRDRPTFEMTETQFVLSFIHRFVEGRGATTFFAFCYPFSYSDCQDLLSQLDQRFLENSPTHSSPLDTIYYHRETLCYSLDGLRVDLLTISSCHGLREDREPRLEQLFPDASTPRPFRFTGKRIFFLSSRVHPGETPSSFVFNGFLDFILRPDDPRAQTLRRLFVFKLIPMLNPDGVVRGHYRTDSRGVNLNRQYLKPDAVLHPAIYGAKAVLLYHHVHSRLNSQSPSEHQHSSHLPPDAPLSDPEKADSLQNRAHLGRSSSGDKPEAWTQTEAAEQKPNSVWITPQESAEVEQPAPDAIPPRESGVAYYVDLHGHASKRGCFMYGNSFSDENTQGCNFSEKNMYARDRRDGQSKEGSGRVAIYKASGIIHSYTLECNYNTGRSVNSIPAACHDNGRASPPPPPAFPSRYTVELFEQVGRAMAIAALDMAECNPWPRIVLSEHSSLTNLRAWMLKHVRSSRGLSTTVNMSVSKKRGSRTPPRSNNGLPVSCSENTLSRTRSFSTGTSAGGSSSSQQNSPQMKNSPSFPFHGSRPAGLPGLGSSTQKVSHRVLGPVREPRSQDRRQRHQPVTHRPTSSSLAPSPTPASSNLASSHMGSCLLPNSLSISGSSCSFLSSGDKTEAVMVIGKGLLGAGPRIPCIRTRLQVTFWGLPQPPANNSWQSPARRYSPGEREGKCPALLYILAPEPQQRAALMPECLSVKCLPSPSARSLACFQSQHPCQTYPHLSLLALALPAPALSFSSLSAQTCPRRLPARRGPGFPRLGPGWPRAHRRLAEG from the exons ATGGAGCTGCGCTGTGGGGGATTGCTGTTCAGTTCTCGCTTTGATTCAGGGAACCTAGCCCATGTGGAGAAGGTGGAATCTGTGTCTAATGATGGGGAAGGAGTAGCGGGTGGGGCATCAGCCTCCACCAGCAGCATTGCTTCTTCTCCTGACTATGAATTCAATGTGTGGACCCGACCAGACTGTGCTGAAACAGAATTTGAGAATGGGAACAG GTCGTGGTTCTACTTCAGCGTCCGAGGAGGAACTCCAGGGAAACTCATCAAGATCAATATCATGAACATGAACAAGCAAAGCAAGCTGTATTCCCAGGGCATGGCTCCTTTTGTGCGTACACTGCCCACTCGGCCACGCTGGGAACGCATTAGAGACCGGCCCACCTTTGAG ATGACAGAGACACAGTTTGTGTTATCCTTCATTCACCGTTTCGTGGAAGGCCGTGGGGCTACCACCTTCTTCGCCTTCTGCTACCCGTTCTCCTACAGTGACTGCCAGGATTTGCTAAGCCAGCTAGACCAGCGCTTTCTGGAGAACAGCCCTACCCACAGCAG CCCCCTGGATACCATCTATTACCACCGGGAGACCCTCTGCTATTCTCTGGATGGACTTCGTGTAGATCTACTGACGATCAGTTCCTGCCATGGGCTTCGAGAAGATCGAGAGCCCCGTCTAGAGCAGCTATTTCCTGATGCCAGCACCCCCCGACCATTCCGTTTCACAGGCAAGAGA ATATTCTTCTTAAGCAGTAGGGTACACCCCGGGGAGACTCCATCTAGCTTTGTCTTCAACGGTTTTCTGGACTTCATTCTTCGACCTGACGACCCCCGGGCCCAAACCCTACGTCGCCTGTTTGTCTTTAAGCTGATTCCCATGTTGAATCCTGATGGGGTCGTCCGGGGTCACTACCG CACAGACTCGCGTGGAGTGAATCTGAACCGTCAGTACCTGAAGCCTGATGCAGTCCTGCACCCGGCCATCTATGGGGCTAAAGCTGTGCTTCTCTACCACCACGTGCATTCCCGGCTGAACTCCCAGAGTCCCTCTGAGCACCAGCACAGTTCCCATCTCCCTCCTGATGCTCCCCTCTCTGACCCTGAGAAAGCTGACAGTCTCCAAAACAGAGCTCACCTTGGGCGCTCGTCCAGCGGGGATAAACCTGAGGCGTGGACACAGACTGAGGCAGCCGAGCAGAAGCCCAACAGCGTGTGGATTACGCCACAGGAGTCAGCTGAGGTGGAACAGCCGGCCCCTGATGCCATCCCCCCAAGAGAGAGTGGTGTTGCTTACTACGTGGACCTGCACGGACATGCTTCCAAAAGGGGCTGCTTCATGTATGGAAACAGCTTTAGTGACGAGAACACCCAG GGCTGCAATTTCTCAGAGAAGAACATGTATGCCCGAGACCGCAGAGATGGCCAGTCTAAAGAGGGAAGCGGCCGGGTTGCAATCTACAAAGCCTCAGGGATAATCCACAG CTACACACTTGAATGCAACTACAACACTGGACGCTCAGTAAACAGCATCCCTGCCGCCTGCCATGACAACGGGCGTgccagcccccctcccccgccggcCTTCCCTTCCAGATACACTGTGGAACTGTTTGAGCAG GTGGGACGAGCTATGGCCATTGCAGCTCTGGACATGGCGGAGTGCAACCCGTGGCCCCGGATCGTGCTGTCAGAGCACAGCAGCCTAACAAACCTCCGGGCCTGGATGCTGAAACACGTGCGCAGCAGCCGAGGCCTGAGCACCACTGTGAACATGAGCGTCAGCAAGAAGAGAGGCTCTCGAACCCCACCCAGAAGTAACAA CGGACTGCCTGTTTCCTGCTCTGAAAACACCTTGAGCCGCACACGAAGTTTTAGTACTGGCACAAGTGctggtggcagcagcagcagccagcaaaATTCTCCACAGATGAAGAACTCCCCCAGCTTTCCTTTTCATGGCAGCCGGCCTGCGGGGCTGCCAGGCCTGGGCTCTAGCACCCAAAAGGTCAGCCACCGGGTGCTGGGCCCCGTCAGAG AGCCCCGAAGCCAGGACAGGAGACAGCGGCATCAGCCAGTGACCCATCGCCCTACTTCAAGCAGCCTGgccccatccccaactcctgctAGTTCTAACCTAGCCTCTTCACACATGGGCTCCTGCCTACTGCCCAACTCACTCAGCATATCAG GGAGCAGCTGCTCATTCCTGTCTTCAGGAGACAAGACAGAGGCTGTCATGGTGATTGGGAAAGGTCTGCTGGGGGCTGGACCTCGGATCCCCTGTATTAGGACCCGACTACAGGTAACATTTTGGGgtcttccccagcccccagctaACAACTCTTGGCAGAGCCCAGCAAGGCGCTATTCACCTGGGGAGCGGGAGGGAAAATGCCCAGCACTGCTTTACATCCTTGCCCCAGAACCACAGCAGAGAGCTGCTCTGATGCCTGAATGCCTGTCTGTCAAGTGCCTCCCATCCCCTTCAGCCAGGTCTCTTGCTTGCTTCCAGTCCCAGCATCCCTGCCAGACATACCCTCACCTCAGCCTGCTAGCTTTGGCTTTGCCTGCCCCTGCCCTTAGcttctcctctctttctgcccAGACCTGCCCGAGGAGACTACCCGCCAGGAGGGGTCCCGGATTCCCCAG GCTAGGCCCAGGTTGGCCCAGGGCTCACCGCCGACTCGCAGAGGGATGA